The Anaerolineae bacterium DNA window CAGGGGCCGTGAACGCCACACCTCGATCACCGGCCGCAGCTCCTCATAACCTTCCTGCCCGCGGAACAGGTTGTCGAGATAGGCGGTGCGCTCGGCGATATCGCGCTCGGCAAAGGCCAGGATCTCCTCCGGCGTGTAATAGCGCAGTAGGTTGAAGCGCCGGCGGAAATCTTTCATCCCATGCACCTCCTCCAGCTCGCGCGGGTCCGGGATCCAGTAACCGAAAATCGGGTTCTCCAGCCAGTGCTGGATCAGCCGATGTTCGACGAGATGGAGCAGGCGCTTGGAGTCCTGGACGGTGATCTTCTCGCCCTGACCCAGGTACTGGACAGTGCCATTCCCATCCTTCAACAGCATGCCGGTGGCCGGATCAATGCGTGGGATGGGTTGGCCCTTCTCATCATAGCGCAGGATCTGCCGACCGTGAATGTCAAACTCCCCTACGTACCCGGAATTCACAATGAAGAAGACCAGCTTGCCGTCCGGCCCCAGACCCAGGTCGCGGTACACCCGCAGTTTGAGCAGGGCCTGCTGGGCCTGCTCGCGCGCCATAAAATCGGTGGCCGCGTAGGAGCGCACCCGCGTGCCAATAGGCTGATCAGACAACGCGCTGGTGATGATGCTCTCGCAGGCGGAATCCAGCGCCACCGCCATATATGGGTCCACCACGCGGATAATCGGCTCCAGGATATCAAAGCGCTTGAAGGAGAGACCCTCACTGCGCAGCCATTTGGGCTCCGGCGAGCCCCACTGTGGGTTCAGTTCGCTGAAGCGGAAGATAAAGCGGCCGTTGGTCGTCTTGCTCTTCTCATAGCGCGTGGGCTGGAGACTGCCAATTTCCTCCCCGGGAATTTGCCTCGGCACCCGCACCTGGTAGCCGGCAATGTTCTCCAGCCGATACTCCACCCCTTCGCAGTCCACATTCATCACCAGGACAATGGGCCGCCGGCCGTCCGGCCCCACCTGCCGGCTCTTCATCAGCCCCACCCACTCCGGGCTTTCCGGCGTCAGCCCCTCCGACTTGGCGAAACTGGCCGCTTCCAACCCGATGATCTGCACCTTCTCCACTTTTCCATCGGGTCCCAGGTACGGCCGGCCCAGACAGGCGTCATCCTGCTCCAGGTCCGGCCCCACCGACAGGGTGGTCTTGCCCGTGCCCGAGAGCCCCTTGAGGATGCGGTCCCGCGTCGCGCCGGCATGGTACGAGATACAGCCATCCGCTTCGCCGCGGTTCCACACCAGCGTCAAATTGGGCTTCTTAAAGGCCGCCCCGAAATAGTCGAAGCGCACGCTCACCACCTGGCGCACATCCTCATCGACGCGCGTCCAATCATACAGTGAGATGGGCAGTTCCTCCTGATAGTCCGGGTAGAAGCTCTTGATCTCGGCTACCACGTCCGCCGGCAGGGGCTCCGGCACGATATAATTCCAACAGCGAATGGGCACCTCGGGCTTATAGGGGAAGATCATCTGCCGGCCCATCCAGGCGATGTAGGCCGAGTGCGGGTTCTGGATGCTGACCACCACCCGCACGCCGGTCTCATAGCCGGCCTCCCCCTGCACGCCGTCCAGCACGATGACCTTACAGCGGGTCAGGTACTGCTTGATGGTCTGGATAAAGCGCCGGCCGACCTCCACCCCGGGCGCGAAGCGCTGTTGTCCCTTACCCAGACGGTATCCTACCGGATCGAGATGGAACGCCCTGGAAGGCGAGCGTCCCGCCTGTAGGCTGGCAAACAGATACTGGCCGTCTTTGGTGACGACATAGTAGGGCTTCAGGAACTCCGCGTACCAGTCGTCATCCGGGTTGTACACCACATTGCGCCGATCAAAATACAGTCCCGGCTCGATCAACATCGCTTCCATGTTGCACTCTCCTTTGGCATCATTGCCATGCCTTGAGTTTCAAATTCAGGGAATATTAGGGCGATCGTTACAAAACCATTTCCCCAGGAAACATCTTGCCCGGGTTAAGGATATTGTGGGGGTCGAGGGCGCGCTTGATGCGCCACATGGCCTCCACCGCTATCGGGTCGAGGGCCTGCGGGACAAAGGGCCGCTTCAGGATGCCCACGCCGTGTTCGCCTGTCAACGTGCCTCCCAGCTCCAGCGCGATAGCAAATATCTCCGCCATGGCCTGCTGGACCCGCGCCCATTCTTCCGCATCCCGGCGATCGAAGAGGATGTTGGGATGCAGGTTGCCGTCGCCGGCATGCCCGAAAATGGCGATGGGCAGTCCGTACTTCGCCGCCACCCCTTTGATGCGGCGGATCGCCTCTGGGATGGCCGAGCGCGGCAGGGAGATGTCCTCCCCCAACTTATGGGGCCGGCGCCGCGCCAGCGAGGGCGAGACCGAGCGCCGGCCTTTCCACAGCGCCTCGCGCTCCTCCTCGTCCTGCGCCACGCGCACCTCGGAAGCGCCGGCCGCCCGGAATATCTCAACCATGCCGCGCATCTCGTCATCCACCACCTTCTCATCCCGGCCGTCGCTTTCCACAATCAGCAGGGCCGCGGCATCCAGCGGCAGGCCGATGTGCAGGTATTCCTCCACCGTGTGAATGGTGGTATCGTCCATCAGCTCCAGCGTCGCCGGCACAAAGCCGGCCCACAGCACCTTGTTGATCGCCTGGCTGGCCAGGTCCAGGTCGTGAAAGACCACGGTGGCTGTGCGCGCCACGGTGGGCTTGACTGTCAGGCGTAAAAGCGCCTCAGTGACCACCGCCAGGGTACCCTCCGAGCCAGTGAGCAGGGCCGGCAGGTCATAGCCGGTGACGTACTTGATGGGCTTACCGCCGGCGGAGAAGACCCGGCCATCCGCCAGCACCGCCTTGACGCCCATCACATAGTCCTTCGTCACGCCGTATTTCAGACAGCGGGGACCGCCGGCGTTGCAGGCGATGGTCCCCCCGATGGTGGAATGTTTGATGCTGGAAGGGTCAGGGGGATAAAACAGCCCGCGCCGCTCCACCTCGGCCTGCAAATCCGCGGTGATGACGCCGGCTTCGGCCGTGACCGTCATATTGACTTCGTCAATCTCCAGGATGCGGTTCATGCGGGTCAGGCTGAGCACCAGCCCCCCGTTCGGAGAGGGCACGGTGCCGCCGGCCAGCCCACTGCCCATGCCGCGCGGGATGACCGGCACCCTGGCCTCGTGGCACAGGCGCAGGACGCGTGCCACTTCCTCCGTGGTGGCCGGCCGCACCACCACATCCGGCCGCCACTCCTCGAACGTCGCGTCGAAGGCGTAGCACTGCAGGTCCACCGGGTCGGTATGCACATAGGCCGGCCCGACAATTTCTTCCAACTCCTGCACAAACTCGCGCGAAATCTCCATCCCTGCCCGTTTCCCTCGCTATCCGTTCTGTTCCACAGCCTGCCAGACCAGCTCCACCACATCCACCGTGCGCAGGCGGAGGCGGCGCTTGCGCGCCGCACTGCTCAGGGTGCGCTTGCACTGCTGGCAGGCCGTCACAATCAGCTCGGCCCCCGTATCAAAGGCCTCCGCCAGCCGGCGCCCTGCCATGCTTTCCACCAGCGCCGGCGCGCTGCTCTCGACGTTACCCCCTCCCCCACAGCAGAGCGAATTGGCGCCCGTGGAGGCCATTTCCACCAGTTCCAACCCCGGTATGGCCTGCAGGACGCGCCGCGGCGGCTGGAAAACATTGCTCTTGCGGCCCAGGTCGCAGGGGTCATGATAGGTGACGCGCATGGGGAGGGCCGCCGGCCGCAGGACCCCGCTCTCCAACAAATCGGCCAGAAGCTCGGTCGCGTGCAGGACCCTCAGGCCGGCCAACGCCTCCTCCCCCACCAGCTCGGGGTACACGTGGGTGAAGACATGATAGCACGACGGACAGGTCACCACCACCTGCCAGCTCGACATCCCCGCTGATGAAGGCAGGATAACCACAGCACCATTCCTTCCCACCCAGCAGGGCGTACTCCACGCCGGCCAGGTCCAGCGTCTGGCTGAAGGCCTGCGGGATGCTGAAGCTCATGGGGAAGAGGGAGCCCACACACCCGACAAAGTAGACCGTTTCCGCCTGCGAACGCCCCAGCCCCGCGGGAGCATGTTCCATATTACTGCACCAGACCAGCCGGCCGGCGTTCTCCTCGCCAGAAATGTTATGGCGGGTTTCCAGCCGCTCCAGCAGGCCGCGCACCGGCTCCGGCACCAGGCCGGCATCGAACAGCACATGCCGCGCCTCTAACAGCATGGCATCCGCCTTCGTCCCGCTGGGGCAGGCGGAGGTGCATGCTGCACACAGCACGCAGTCGAAAAACTTCTCGGCAAAGCGCGGGGAGAGTTCCAACTTGCCCTCTATGACAGCACGCACCAGCGCCAGCCGGCCGCGCGGCGCCATGCTCTCGCACTCCTCCACCCGATAGGTCGGGCAAGTATAGGCGCATAACCCACAGCGGATACAGCGCAGCACGTCATCATGGGAGATGCGCGCTGCCAACTCCTGGACGACGTTCTGCACCTGGGGTTGGGCCATCGTCATGCCCCACCTCGCACGATGGGAAGGGTATGCATGGCGTGGGGCACGATCAGCACGTCCAGATGCCGGCCCAACCGCTCTGCCGCCATCCCCAACGCCTCTTCCACCGTGGCCGACGGGATCATTTTGGCATCCCGCACGATATCCGGACATTCGGAGCCGACCACGATCACGGGGCAGTCCTCCAGAACCTTGGCCATCACGAAGGCCCTCTGCTGGCCCGGCGGATAACCGTGTTCCCTGGCATCTTTCAGCACCGCCTGGACATCCGGCGCCTCCCGCATGGCCTTGATGAAGCGCTGTTCGCCCACCCCTTCGCCGGCGCCCTCGGGACACTGTGCGGCGATGATGATAATTCCCCCCTTCCGCACCACCGGCGTCGGCGCGAAGTAAAGATAGCTGGCCGCCCGACTGGCCTGATACAGGTTGGCGTCCTTCGGGAAGCCCACCCCACCAATGACCACATCGTACTGCTTATCAATGGGCACCTCATAGATACTGCGGGCAATGCGCACCAGCTCCCGAAAGGCGGCCTGGGGGTCGCCGGCCCGCACCGCCACAATGCGGTTGGCATCGTCCAGCACGGCATTAATGATGAAGTTCAGGCCCGCCCGCCGGCCGGCCTCCATCACCGCCTCCTGGAAGGGATTGCCCTCGATGCGCCCCAGGCGCGTGCCCGGATGGTCCAGCATGTGCGGCCCATGAGTGTACTCGATCATTTTCTCGCCGCCGGCGCCGACCGCCAGCGTCTTAGAGCCCCCGGAATAGCCGGCGTACTGGTGCGGCTCCACCAGGCCCGTGGCGATCAGCAGATCGGCCTCGTAGGCCAGCTTATTGACCGAAAGAGGGATGCCCGACGGCGTGGTGCCCAGGTCCACCAGCATGGCCGGGTCGCTGGGAGCATGGTCCATCACGCGATAGCGCCGCACGATGTCCGCGCCCAGCTTGATGCGCTTTTCCTCGGGTGTGGAGGGGCGATGCATCCCGATGCCGCACAGGAGCGTGATATCCTCATCTCGGACGCCGGCCTCCTCCAGCTCCCGCAGTACCGGCGGCAGGAGGATGTGGTCCGGGCTGGCACGGGTGATATCCGTGAAAATGATGACCACTTTCTGTCCCGGCCGGGCCATATCCCGCAGGCGCGGGGAACCGATCGGATGCTCCAAGGCCTCCATGACGGCCCGCTCGGGGTCTTCCAGCGGCGGCAGTTCGCGCGAGGTGACGACGGTCCCCCGCATGCCGGCTGGCAGGGAGAAATACATCTCCCCTCGCCCGTATGCGACATGATACCGCTCTGCCATCTCTCTCACTCCGCCTCAAACGGGAATGGCACATCCAGCTCCTGGGCGATGGCCTGCAGGTCGTTGAAGACCTTGACGTGCAGGGGTACGCCGGCGGCCAGGTTCTGCTCCGTCTGCTCGAATTCCTTCTCACCGTGCACCCAGATGCGGGTCTGTCCCTTCGCCTTGGAGGAGTTGTGCAGGCGGCGGATAGCATCGTCCATGCGGGCCTTGAACTCGTCCACGGGCATGAAGGCGTCAATGCGCATCGCGCCGAAGATGTGGCCGATGTTGGAAGGAAGCGGCCGGCCCTTCTCATCCTTGGGATAGGTCAGATTCATATAGGCCGCGCCGGAAAGCACGCCGCACAGCAGTTCCACCAGGAGCGCCAGGCCGTAGCCTTTATGCCCTCCCATCAGCTCCCCTTCCCCGCCCAGCGGGAGCAGTCCGCCGCCGAGCTGATGAGTCAGATTATGCAGGACTCGCCCGGGGTCATCGGTAGCGACACCCTCTTCATCCGTCGCCCACCCCAGGGGCATCTTCTTTCCCAGGCGATGATATACCTCCAGCTTGCCGCGCGGCACGATGGAGGTCGCCATGTCCAGGACGTAGGGTAGTTCCTCGCCGGCAGGGATGGCGACGGCAATGGGATTGGTACCCAGCAGGGCATCCCGCCCAAAGGTCGGCACGACGAGCACATCGGTGTTGGTCATGCTCATGCCGATCATGTCCTCTTCCAGCGCCATCATGGCATAATAGCCGGCGATGCCGTAATGATTCGAGTTGCGCACGGTGACCAGCCCGACACCCAGCTCGCGGGCCTTTTCGATGGCCATCAGCATGGCGCGATAGCTCACTGGCTGGCCCAGGCCGGCGTCCGCGTCCAGCGCCGCGGTGGTGGGCGTCTCCACCAGCACCTGCACCGCCGGCCGGGGATTCATCATGCCCGTCTGCAGTCCGTTGACATAGCGCCGCAGGCGCGCCACACCGTGCGATGCCACGCCCCGCAGGTCCGCCTCCACCAACACGTCCGCCGTGATCTGGGCATCCTCCTCCGGCACATCCAGCCGCATGAAGACCTGCGTGCAGAAATCCCGCAGTGTGTCCGCCGAAACACGGTATGTGGCCTCTACCTCTTCCATGTCCTTCCTCCGTGGTTATGTAAGGTCTCCGGTTGCGGGGGCCTGGCCGGCCGCCGACACGGTATATTCTTCCTCCTCCACCTGCTCGGCGGATTCCGCCCGTAGCACCGCCTTCAGGGCTTCGACGGCCACTTCAATCATACTGCGGTCCGGCGGCCGCGTGGTCAGCGCCTGCAGTGCCAGCCCGGGCGCCATCACTGCTCGCAGTATCCTGCTTTCGGGATGTCGGGAGGCATATTTGATGATCTCATACGATAGGCCGGCGATCAGCGGGATCAGCACCACCCGCGACAGCAGGCGCCAATGCCATTGGGGGAAGCGGAACGGGGCGAAAACCAGCACCGACAGCACCAGTACCACCAACAGGAAGCTGGTCCCACAGCGGGTGTGGCGCGTGCTGTACCGCTCGATGGCCGCCGGCTCCAGGGGAACGCCGGCCTCGTAGGCGTTGATGGTCTTGTGCTCCGCGCCGTGATACGCGAAGACGCGCTGGATATCCTTCCACTGGCCGATGGCGGCGACGTAGCCGATGAAAATGCCCACCCGCACAATGCCTTCGACCAGGCTGGAAAGCAGGTCGGAGGGGATGAGGTGGTCCAGCAGTTTGGCGATCGCCGAGGGCAGGAGGAAAAAGAGCGCGATGCCGGCAGTCAGGCTGACCGCGATCGTGCCCCAGGCCACCGGGCCGGAGAACTCCACCCCTTCACCTTCCTCTTCCAACGCCACATTTGCGGAGAAGGTCAGCGCCCGCATACCCAGTACCAGGGCATCCCACAGCATGGCCAGGCCGCGGACCAGCGGCCACTTTCCCCAGGGCTTGGTGTAAATGCCGGCCTTCAGCGGCTCCATCCGCACTACAATGTCCCCCGAGGGAGCACGCACCGCCACAGCGACGGCCTTGCTCCCCCGCATCATGACTCCCTCGATAACCGCCTGACCGCCGTATTGGAACTCGCCCACCGCATACTCCCGCGCCAAATTTCGCCCATGCCCGGACGCCGGCGACACAGGGATTGTATCCATTCCTCCTGATACTGTCAAAGATAAGACAGATTAAGGGCGTGGGAAAAGCACAGCAGACTGGCAGAGTGCGGGCTTTGCCCATGGGCCAATCGGTACGGCCGGCCTGCACCCATCCCAGCGAATCGGTGCGAGCGGGCTGCGCGTCGCAAATGAGGCGTGCCGCAGTCTTACAAATGCCCCTTGTTCTCTACAATCCCCTCTTCGGCCGCCGGCACCATCTGGCCGTCCGACTGCAGGATGAACTCCTCACCGCGCCAGCGCACGCGCCGGCCAATGCCGGCCGCGCACCAGGTCAGCGCGCTGAGCAGGTCGCGCACGGGAAGCCAGTGCAACCAGCGGCGCATCTCAGCATTGTCCGTCCGCAGGCTGACCAGCCAGGCCATGACCCAGCGCAGTACCAGCGAGACCAGCAGAACGCGCAGGCTGGCCGCATCAAAGCGGCTGATGAGCGCCAACACCAGCGAGAGCGGGGTGCAGAAGGTCAGCAGGAGGCCGGGATATTCCAGCGGCCGGCTCACCCGCGAACAGCGCATCCAGCGCACCTCACGCTCCCACTGCTCCAGGAAGTTGGTCGCGCCCAGATAGCAGGTGATGATATAGTCGGAGAGGAAGACCCGCCGGCCGAGCGCGGCGATGCGCGCCCCCAATTGATAATCGTCCGCCAGATAATTGGCGATAGCGGCAAAGCCCCCCATCGCGGCCAGGTCCGCTTTGCGCAGTGCCAAGGTGGCGCCCAGGGCGAAGCGCATATCCAGCACTTTGCGGGCCACCATGACCGAGGGGAGGAAGGTCGCGCCCATATGCAGGGCTTCCAGGCCGGCGGTCAGGTTCAGCGGCGCGCCGGCTTTATACAAGCAGGTCACCAGGCCGATGCGGGCATCGGCCAGCGGCGCCACGACCCGCCGCAGATAGTCAGGGGTGGCGCGCATGTCGCTGTCGCTGACCACCAGGATATCATACCGCGCCGCGCCGGCCATATGGTGCAAAAGGCTGGCCTTGCGGTTCGTCCCGAAGGCTTCCCCCACGACCAGCCGGACATTTCGTTCGGAGAAATCCCGCTGGATGCGCTGAATGGCCGGGACGGATGGGTCGGCCGCGTCCGCGACCCCGAAAACCACCTCGTACTCGGGATAATCCTGCCGGCAGAAGCTGGCGAAGTTCTCATAGGCCTGATAATCCAGCCCCTTCACCGGCTTCAGAATAGACACCGCCGGCGTGAAACCCTCCGCCACCCCCTCCCCCCTGGACCGAAAGAAATCATATACCAGGATGAGCGCAGTCAGCCAGTATATCCAGCCGGCGGCGATGACCAGCATCAGCAGGACCTTGATGAGCACCTCAGCCCCCTTCCGCCAGCTCGGCGTAGGTCGCCAGCCGCAGGCCGCGTTCCGCAATGACCTGGCGGACGGCCGGGCTCAGCAGTGTCTGCCAATCCCCGCGGTTGGGCCCCAAAGGCTCCGCTTGTTGGTCCAGGGTGGGATGAAAGTACAGCTCCGCAGAGGGATGCCGGATATTTCGCAGGATGCCGACGACATACCGCTCGTGCATCCTGCCGCTCTGCAGGGTGCCGAAGACACGCGCCGGCACGGCCAGCCGAACCCCCTGCATGCGGCCGGCGCACCATCGGCATAGCAGACGCAGGATGAGCGTCCACAGGACCTGCAGGGGGGACTGCCGGCGTTCCAGCTGCAG harbors:
- a CDS encoding (Fe-S)-binding protein — its product is MAQPQVQNVVQELAARISHDDVLRCIRCGLCAYTCPTYRVEECESMAPRGRLALVRAVIEGKLELSPRFAEKFFDCVLCAACTSACPSGTKADAMLLEARHVLFDAGLVPEPVRGLLERLETRHNISGEENAGRLVWCSNMEHAPAGLGRSQAETVYFVGCVGSLFPMSFSIPQAFSQTLDLAGVEYALLGGKEWCCGYPAFISGDVELAGGGDLSVVLSCLHPRVPRAGGGGGVGRPEGPARDRASGRFVGERGPAAGGPPHARHLS
- the hpnI gene encoding bacteriohopanetetrol glucosamine biosynthesis glycosyltransferase HpnI, which encodes MLIKVLLMLVIAAGWIYWLTALILVYDFFRSRGEGVAEGFTPAVSILKPVKGLDYQAYENFASFCRQDYPEYEVVFGVADAADPSVPAIQRIQRDFSERNVRLVVGEAFGTNRKASLLHHMAGAARYDILVVSDSDMRATPDYLRRVVAPLADARIGLVTCLYKAGAPLNLTAGLEALHMGATFLPSVMVARKVLDMRFALGATLALRKADLAAMGGFAAIANYLADDYQLGARIAALGRRVFLSDYIITCYLGATNFLEQWEREVRWMRCSRVSRPLEYPGLLLTFCTPLSLVLALISRFDAASLRVLLVSLVLRWVMAWLVSLRTDNAEMRRWLHWLPVRDLLSALTWCAAGIGRRVRWRGEEFILQSDGQMVPAAEEGIVENKGHL
- a CDS encoding DUF1385 domain-containing protein, encoding MDTIPVSPASGHGRNLAREYAVGEFQYGGQAVIEGVMMRGSKAVAVAVRAPSGDIVVRMEPLKAGIYTKPWGKWPLVRGLAMLWDALVLGMRALTFSANVALEEEGEGVEFSGPVAWGTIAVSLTAGIALFFLLPSAIAKLLDHLIPSDLLSSLVEGIVRVGIFIGYVAAIGQWKDIQRVFAYHGAEHKTINAYEAGVPLEPAAIERYSTRHTRCGTSFLLVVLVLSVLVFAPFRFPQWHWRLLSRVVLIPLIAGLSYEIIKYASRHPESRILRAVMAPGLALQALTTRPPDRSMIEVAVEALKAVLRAESAEQVEEEEYTVSAAGQAPATGDLT
- the larA gene encoding nickel-dependent lactate racemase, with amino-acid sequence MAERYHVAYGRGEMYFSLPAGMRGTVVTSRELPPLEDPERAVMEALEHPIGSPRLRDMARPGQKVVIIFTDITRASPDHILLPPVLRELEEAGVRDEDITLLCGIGMHRPSTPEEKRIKLGADIVRRYRVMDHAPSDPAMLVDLGTTPSGIPLSVNKLAYEADLLIATGLVEPHQYAGYSGGSKTLAVGAGGEKMIEYTHGPHMLDHPGTRLGRIEGNPFQEAVMEAGRRAGLNFIINAVLDDANRIVAVRAGDPQAAFRELVRIARSIYEVPIDKQYDVVIGGVGFPKDANLYQASRAASYLYFAPTPVVRKGGIIIIAAQCPEGAGEGVGEQRFIKAMREAPDVQAVLKDAREHGYPPGQQRAFVMAKVLEDCPVIVVGSECPDIVRDAKMIPSATVEEALGMAAERLGRHLDVLIVPHAMHTLPIVRGGA
- a CDS encoding FAD-binding protein is translated as MEISREFVQELEEIVGPAYVHTDPVDLQCYAFDATFEEWRPDVVVRPATTEEVARVLRLCHEARVPVIPRGMGSGLAGGTVPSPNGGLVLSLTRMNRILEIDEVNMTVTAEAGVITADLQAEVERRGLFYPPDPSSIKHSTIGGTIACNAGGPRCLKYGVTKDYVMGVKAVLADGRVFSAGGKPIKYVTGYDLPALLTGSEGTLAVVTEALLRLTVKPTVARTATVVFHDLDLASQAINKVLWAGFVPATLELMDDTTIHTVEEYLHIGLPLDAAALLIVESDGRDEKVVDDEMRGMVEIFRAAGASEVRVAQDEEEREALWKGRRSVSPSLARRRPHKLGEDISLPRSAIPEAIRRIKGVAAKYGLPIAIFGHAGDGNLHPNILFDRRDAEEWARVQQAMAEIFAIALELGGTLTGEHGVGILKRPFVPQALDPIAVEAMWRIKRALDPHNILNPGKMFPGEMVL
- a CDS encoding Ldh family oxidoreductase encodes the protein MEEVEATYRVSADTLRDFCTQVFMRLDVPEEDAQITADVLVEADLRGVASHGVARLRRYVNGLQTGMMNPRPAVQVLVETPTTAALDADAGLGQPVSYRAMLMAIEKARELGVGLVTVRNSNHYGIAGYYAMMALEEDMIGMSMTNTDVLVVPTFGRDALLGTNPIAVAIPAGEELPYVLDMATSIVPRGKLEVYHRLGKKMPLGWATDEEGVATDDPGRVLHNLTHQLGGGLLPLGGEGELMGGHKGYGLALLVELLCGVLSGAAYMNLTYPKDEKGRPLPSNIGHIFGAMRIDAFMPVDEFKARMDDAIRRLHNSSKAKGQTRIWVHGEKEFEQTEQNLAAGVPLHVKVFNDLQAIAQELDVPFPFEAE